From the genome of Delphinus delphis chromosome 8, mDelDel1.2, whole genome shotgun sequence, one region includes:
- the LOC132429812 gene encoding serum amyloid A-2 protein-like — protein sequence MSTMKLFAGLILCSLVLGVHSRWFSFLGEAYDGAKDMWRAYSDMRQANFKNADKYFHARGNYEAAQRGPGGVWAAEVISDARESIPRLTDLFKHGDSGHGREDSEADQFANRWGRSGKDPNYFRPPGLPDKY from the exons ATGAG CACAATGAAGCTTTTCGCAGGCCTCATTCTCTGCTCCTTGGTGCTGGGAGTCCACAGCCGATGGTTTTCCTTCCTTGGCGAGGCTTATGACG GGGCTAAAGACATGTGGCGAGCCTACTCTGACATGAGACAAGCCAATTTCAAAAATGCCGATAAGTACTTCCACGCCCGGGGCAACTATGAGGCTGCCCAAAGGGGACCTGGGGGCGTCTGGGCTGCTGAAGTGATCAG CGATGCCAGAGAGAGTATTCCGAGACTTACAGACCTTTTTAAGCATGGAGACAGTGGCCACGGACGGGAGGACTCGGAGGCCGACCAGTTTGCCAATAGATGGGGCCGGAGCGGCAAAGACCCCAATTACTTCCGACCTCCTGGCCTGCCCGACAAGTACTGA